The following coding sequences lie in one Fusarium poae strain DAOMC 252244 chromosome 1, whole genome shotgun sequence genomic window:
- a CDS encoding hypothetical protein (CAZy:GH13_40~CAZy:GH13_31~CAZy:GH13_29~CAZy:GH13_23~CAZy:GH13_17~CAZy:GH13~CAZy:GH13_36~CAZy:GH13_16~CAZy:GH13_30~CAZy:GH13_35~CAZy:GH13_20~CAZy:GH13_4~CAZy:GH13_2~CAZy:GH13_1~CAZy:GH13_37), translating into MGSTGQTQRAWWKESSVYQIYPASYQDSTGSGVGDLKGIISRVDYLKDLGVDIIWLSPIFKSPQVDMGYDISDYYTVDPPYGDVSDVDVLKDKLHERGMKLVLDLVMNHTSDQHEWFKESRKSRDNPYRNWYIWKPAKYDADGNRHPPNNWDAHFQGSAWEYDETTDEYYLCLFCKQQPDLNWENPAVRKQVHQVMRFWLDRGVDGFRMDVINFVSKDQAFPDSDKTVLRGTEYYACGPRCHEFLKEIGSILLEYDAFSVGEMPCVHDERELIKAVHGDRGELSMIFHFELMDLDHGVEGKFTPRSWKLSELKATTLKWQKFMYDNEGWNALYLENHDQPRAVSRFVHDDPDNRVASAKLIALFLGFQSGTPFVYQGQEIGMTNVPKDWDLEEYKDLDCLKHWDLHKNDDVAIQDSYKIEYQKKSRDNARTPMQWDASPNAGFTTADAKPWMRVNGNYTDINAASQTSDPNSVYSYYRQVLGKRKEYIDIFVYGNFQLVDESNDKIFAYSRRADSGETALIVCNFSAHSVAWKLPGEAREVLSSPAGRTLHDLNSGEIKLAPCEAFAVLLK; encoded by the exons ATGGGTAGTACAGGTCAAACTCAACGAGCTTGGTGGAAAGAGAGCTCGGTATATCAAATATACCCTGCGTCTTACCAAGACTCCACAGGTTCCGGGGTTGGTGATCTCAAAGGCATCATCTCTCGAGTTGACTACCTCAAAGACTTGGGAGTTGATATCATATGGCTTTCACCCATATTCAAGAGCCCCCAGGTTGATATG GGGTACGACATCAGCGACTACTACACTGTTGATCCCCCATACGGTGATGTCtctgatgttgatgttctcAAAGACAAACTTCATGAGCGTGGAATGAAACTCGTTCTCGATCTAGTCATGAACCATACCAGTGACCAGCATGAGTGGTTCAAGGAGTCTCGCAAGTCCAGGGACAACCCATACCGAAACTGGTACATCTGGAAGCCGGCAAAGTATGACGCAGACGGAAACAGACATCCCCCCAACAACTGGGATGCCCACTTCCAAG GAAGTGCTTGGGAGTACGATGAGACCACAGATGAGTACTACCTCTGTCTCTTCTGTAAGCAGCAGCCAGACCTCAACTGGGAGAATCCAGCGGTCAGAAAACAGGTCCACCAGGTAATGCGCTTCTGGCTTGATCGAGGCGTCGATGGGTTCCGCATGGATGTCATCAACTTTGTCAGCAAGGACCAGGCGTTCCCCGACTCAGACAAGACTGTTCTCCGTGGAACAGAGTACTATGCATGCGGTCCTAGATGTCACGAGTTCCTCAAGGAAATCGGTAGCATCCTTCTGGAGTACGATGCCTTTAGTGTCGGTGAGATGCCTTGTGTACATGATGAGCGGGAGTTGATCAAGGCTGTGCACGGTGACCGAGGAGAGCTCAGCATGATCTTCCATTTTGAGCT AATGGATCTCGACCACGGCGTCGAAGGCAAGTTCACGCCCAGATCCTGGAAACTCTCTGAATTGAAGGCCACAACCCTCAAGTGGCAGAAGTTCATGTATGACAACGAAGGCTGGAACGCCTTATACCTTGAGAATCATGACCAACCGCGAGCTGTCAGCCGCTTTGTCCACGACGACCCAGATAATCGCGTTGCTAGTGCGAAGCTGATTGCACTCTTCCTCGGTTTCCAGTCAGGCACACCCTTCGTCTACCAAGGCCAGGAGATTGGCATGACTAATGTTCCGAAGGACTGGGACTTGGAAGAATACAAGGACCTTGACTGTCTCAAACATTGGGA TCTTCATAAAAATGATGATGTCGCAATACAGGATTCTTACAAGATTGAGTATCAAAAGAAATCTCGCGACAACGCCCGTACTCCCATGCAGTGGGATGCAAGCCCAAACGCAGGTTTTACCACTGCTGATGCCAAACCCTGGATGCGCGTCAATGGCAATTATACCGATATCAATGCTGCTTCACAGACATCAGACCCCAATTCGGTGTACAGCTACTATCGCCAGGTACTTGGAAAGCGCAAAGAGTATATTGACATCTTTGTCTATGGTAACTTCCAGCTCGTGGATGAATCCAACGATAAGATCTTTGCGTACTCACGACGGGCTGATAGCGGGGAGACTGCTCTCATCGTGTGCAACTTCTCGGCGCATTCCGTTGCATGGAAGCTACCTGGCGAGGCTCGAGAGGTGCTGAGCAGTCCGGCGGGAAGGACACTTCATGACTTGAACAGTGGCGAGATCAAGCTGGCACCATGTGAGGCTTTCGCCGTCCTTCTCAAGTGA
- the PUP3 gene encoding proteasome core particle subunit beta 3 (MEROPS:MER0001710~BUSCO:46008at5125), with the protein MVGKDCVAIACDLRLGLQALTVSNDFPKIFQYGDVFLGLTGLATDVNTVSDLFRYKVNMYRLREERDIAPRTFANLVSSSLYERRFGPYFVSPVVAGLDPKTGKPFICGFDSIGCIDFAKDFIVSGTASEQLFGMCEGLWEPDLEPDALFETISQSLLNAVDRDALSGWGAHVYIIEKDKVTKRLLKGRQD; encoded by the exons ATGGTCGGCAAGGACTGTGTCGCCATCGCATGTGATCTCCGCCTTGGTCTCCAGGCCCTTACCGTTTCCAACGACTTTCCCAAGATCTTCCAGTACGGCGATGTCTTCCTCGGTCTGACTGGCCTGGCCACCGATGTGAACACCGTGAGCGACCTCTTCCGCTACAAGGTTAACATGTACCGCTTGCGTGAGGAACGCGATATCGCACCTCGAACATTTGCCAACCTCGTCTCTTCGTCCCTCTACGAGCGCCGTTTCGGACCTTACTTCGTGTCTCCCGTTGTCGCTGGCTTAGACCCCAAGACCGGCAAGCCTTTTATCTGTGGTTTCGACAGTATTGGCTGTATTGATTTTGCCAAGGACTTTATTGTCTCTGGTACCGCTTCAGAGCAGCTCTTTGGCATGTGCGAGGGTCTCTGGGAGCCCGATCTG GAGCCCGATGCCCTCTTCGAGACTATCTCCCAGTCTTTGCTCAACGCCGTTGACCGTGATGCTCTTTCCGGCTGGGGTGCTCATGTTTACATTATCGAGAAGGACAAGGTTACCAAGCGATTACTAAAGGGACGACAGGATTAG